The sequence below is a genomic window from uncultured Stenotrophomonas sp..
GCATGGGCTACGCCGACGATGCCGAAAGCCTGGGCGTGGAAAAGATGATGCAGGGCTTCTACCGCAGCGCCGCGGTGATCCGCCGCATCAGCGACCGCCTGCTGCAGCGCTTCGAGGAGCAGTTCGATGGCGAAGCGGCGCCCGAGCCGGCCGGCGACGGCTTCTCGCTGCGCCGTGGCTACCTGTCCGCCGACGACCCGCTGTGGCCGCATGGCGACGTCCGCCGCCTGTTCGCACTGTTCGCCTGCTGGGCGCGCACGCCGGCCGTGCGCGGCCTGCATTCGCTGACCGCGCGCGGCCTGGCCGAGATGCTGGACGAAATCCCCGCATACATGCAGGTGGACGCAGCGGTGCGCGGGCAGTTCATCGCCTTGCTGCGTGGCCCGCGCGCGGTGGACACGCTGGCGCGGATGGCGCGGCTGGGCGTGCTGGGGCAGTGGATTCCGGCGTTCGCACAGGTGTCCGGGCGCATGCAGTTCGACCTGTTCCACGTCTATACCGTGGACCAGCACACGCTGATGGTGTTGCGGAACATCGGCATCTTCGCCAACACGCGCGCCGACGAGCGCTTTTCCATCGCCCATGAAGTGTGGCCGCGGCTGCGCAAGCCGGAGTTGCTGCTGCTGGCCGGGTTGTTCCACGACATCGCCAAGGGCCGTGGCGGCGACCACTCCGAACTCGGCGCGCTGGATGCCCGTGAATTCTGCATTGCACACGGGTTGAGCGCGGCCGATACCGCGCTGGTGGCATGGCTGGTGGAGCAGCACCTGCGCATGTCGGTGACCGCGCAGAAGCAGGACATCACCGACCCGGAGGTGATCCAGCGCTTCGCCGCGCTGGTGGGCACGCGCGAGCGCCTGGACTACCTGTATCTGCTGACCTGCGCCGACATCGCCGGCACCAGCCCGAAGTTGTGGAACGCGTGGAAGGACCGGCTGTTGGCCGACCTGTACTTCGCCACCCGTCGCGCGCTGCAGGAGGGGGTCGAGTTCGCGCTGCCGGAGGCCGAGCGGGTGCAGGAGGCGCGTGACAACGTGCGCATGCAGATGCGCCTGCTCGGCCATGACGACGTGGTGATCGAGCGCCAGTTCGCGGCGATGCCCGACGAAAGCTTCGTGCGCTTCCGCCCCGAGCAGCTGGTATGGCAGGCCTCCTCGCTGATGGATGTGCGCAAGGGCGGCACGCTGGCCAAGGTGCGGCGGATCGCGCCGGAGAGCGACGCGCTGGAAGTGTTCGTGCATTCGCCCGACCGCGACGGCCTGTTCGCGGCGATCGTGATGACCCTGGACCGCGCCGGCTACGGCATCCACCGCGCGCGGGTGCTCGACGGCCCCGACGCCACCATCTTCGACACCTTCGAGGTGACCCCGGCCGGCAGTTTCGCC
It includes:
- the glnD gene encoding (Protein-PII) uridylyltransferase; its protein translation is MTRLPAGPFEHEADTPADPAADAQWAAQARQELAHADARLCRRFEQGDNIERLLALRARCADQLIRHAWQRCLPADAGLALFAVGGYGRGELFPRSDIDLLVLGEPAVQEAHEPALARLFALLWDAGLPASHAVRSAAQCAQAAADQTVLTALIEARPLCADEAAVQGLARAVSPTLIWPARDYFLAKREELLQRHQRFGDTADNLEPDIKDGPGGLRDLNTLGWMALRTFGVGNIDALVGLGHLGLDEAAALKRERLVLARLRFGLHLVAQRAEERLRFDYQKALAERMGYADDAESLGVEKMMQGFYRSAAVIRRISDRLLQRFEEQFDGEAAPEPAGDGFSLRRGYLSADDPLWPHGDVRRLFALFACWARTPAVRGLHSLTARGLAEMLDEIPAYMQVDAAVRGQFIALLRGPRAVDTLARMARLGVLGQWIPAFAQVSGRMQFDLFHVYTVDQHTLMVLRNIGIFANTRADERFSIAHEVWPRLRKPELLLLAGLFHDIAKGRGGDHSELGALDAREFCIAHGLSAADTALVAWLVEQHLRMSVTAQKQDITDPEVIQRFAALVGTRERLDYLYLLTCADIAGTSPKLWNAWKDRLLADLYFATRRALQEGVEFALPEAERVQEARDNVRMQMRLLGHDDVVIERQFAAMPDESFVRFRPEQLVWQASSLMDVRKGGTLAKVRRIAPESDALEVFVHSPDRDGLFAAIVMTLDRAGYGIHRARVLDGPDATIFDTFEVTPAGSFADGDAARLEVLLRKALAGNIQILRPARRVMPRQLKHFRFAPRIEFIDGADHGRTVLNLVAPDRPGLLADVAHVLRDQRLRVQDARIATFGERAEDQFRLTDRHDQPLTESSRQALRIALLACLEPEKTPGDPR